Below is a genomic region from Balaenoptera acutorostrata chromosome 9, mBalAcu1.1, whole genome shotgun sequence.
AGTCTGCCGGCAGCTTGTAACCTAAGAATGTCTGGGATTTGTTCATTCATAGGGTGGCAGTGAAAGCTGGTTTACAGATAGCAACAATGCCATTGCCTCTCTGGCTTTCCACCCTACGGCTCAGCTCTTGCTGATTGCCACTGCCAATGAGATCCACTTCTGGGATTGGAGTCGACGGGAGCCTTTTGCTGTGGTGAAGACAGCTAGTGAGATGGAACGGGTCCGGTGAGTGCATTGCCCACCAGCAACGTCTGGTGTAGGATTAACATGGCAGAGAGCATTTACCTGTGCTTTCACCTCAGGAGACAGATTATTATCTCCGTATTATCCCTGCTCAGGGCAGGGTGTTATCCCTATGGGTCTTCCTACTTTTAAAGCAGCTGGCTAATCAGCCAGGAAGCAGTTCATATTGTTCATTTCAGCTGTTCCTTATTGGCCTCATCTTCTGGTCTCTGTAGACTATGGCTGTTAGAATCTGTTTTAGGTTCAAAGCTATCTGGTTTGgtataaagccttttttttttttttttataatcctTAAAAGTATTCAGGTGGTGGGTAGCTTGGTGGGTAAATTGCTTATCCCTGGTTTTCTGGAAATGGAAAGTGGAGATGTAGATATGTATCCAATCTGCTAGTAGATATTTACATATTTAGCCATCAAAATCAGCGCACATATTGCCTGAATTAAAGTCAATGCATTGTTTTCCTTTGGTCCTCTTGGTATCGCAGTTGGATATTAGCTAATTTTCTAGCCTCAGCTATGTCACTTGATGCTGAGACTATTCCTTGTCACCAGCACTCATGCTTCTTGCCAGTGTAGCTGCTGTGTGAGGGGAGACCTGAACCTGTGGCAGAGTATGGGAGCATTCTCTGCTTTACTATTATGATGGGCTCTTAGACATGAGCAGCTGTGTGCTTAATGTAGCTGCTTCCTGGGATGGAAGCCCAGgtgttttttgaaattatttttgcaaTATGTATTCCCTTATTCTGCCAAGTGTGAAGATGTAAGAAGTATtgagctttattattttaatctgttTGAAAGTTTTGGAAGTCTGTAACATTAAGTGGATACCTCGGTGATCCCACAGTTGTCAGTAATGATTTCCAGACGTTTTCTCACAGGTGTCCTCTTCTCAGTTAagataatttctctctctgtgtctctgtccctttcttctgTGCTTTCAGTCTGGTGAGATTTGATCCTCTTGGACACTACTTACTCACAGCAATTGTTAACCCCTCTAATCAGCAGGTAAGTTAGTCAGCAGTTCCAACTCTGTCTAAACTGTGGGTTATTTTCTCAACTAGTGCTCTAATTCTGATTATATTGGACTTCAATTTTCAATGTCCAAGTGTTTCTTTCCAGTCAAGATTAAAAACTAGCTTCAGACTGTATTCAAAGTTATAGCCATATCGTGACAGGGGAGTCCATTCTGAAACCCCTGAGTGATCGTCCCAGTAGAAGTAACCAGGCTGTGTTGGATAACTTGTCATTCATGTGCCTCTGGCTGGTTGACAGTTTGCTTCCCCTTACTGCCTCCATGTCTGGAAATGCCTTTTGTAACAGAGTTGGTTTGCCAGCTGTACTCGTTCAGAAGTGTTGCTAATTGGAAGTGAATAATTTAATACCATATGATGATTCTGAATCTGGAACCAGTTAATTCTCAGTACTTCAAGGATGGAGTTGTTGCCTCTCTAGAAAGGTTTTCCTTGGATGATTATCAGTAGTTTTTCTTGATCTACCTGCAAGTTCTACCTAACTGCCTGGCTCTGCCCCCGCCCCACCTTGGTCCACGTTGCAGGGTGATGACGAACCAGAGATCCCCATAGACGGAACAGAACTATCGCATTACCGTCAGCGTGCCCTCCTGCAGTCACAGCCAGTGCGCCGGACGCCTCTCCTCCACAATTTCCTGCACATGCTGTCCTCCCGCTCCTCTGGCATCCAGGTGGGAGAGCAAAGCACAGTGCAAGATTCtgccaccccctcacccccaccgcCTCCCCCTCAGCCCTCCACGGAGCGTCCCAGGACTTCCGCTTACATCCGGCTCCGACAGCGGGTCAGTTACCCCACAGCCGAGTGCTGCCAGCACCTTGGGATCCTGTGCCTTTGCAGCCGCTGCTCTGGCACTCGAGTTCCTTCCCTCTTGCCACACCAGGACAGTGTCCCCCCTGCTCCTGCCAGGGCTACtaccccttccttttcttttgtacAGACCGAGCCCTTCCATCCCCTGGAGCAGGCCTCATCAGCGCAGCAGGACCAGGGCCTCCTGAACCGGCCGTCTGCCTTCAGTACAGTCCAGAGCAGCACTGCCGGCAACACGCTCCGCAACCTCAGTCTGGGTCCCACCCGTCGCTCTTTGGGAGGCCCTCTGTCTAGCCACCCTTCTAGGTATCACCGAGAAATCGCTCCTGGGCTGACAGGATCTGAGTGGACCCGGACAGTGCTCAGTCTGAACTCCCGCTCTGAGGCGGAATCCATGCCCCCGCCCAGGACCAGTGCCTCTTCGGTGAGTTTGCTGTCTGTGCTGAGACAGCAGGAAGGTGGCTCTCAAGCATCTGTGTACACTTCAGCCACAGAAGGGAGGGGTTTTCCAGCTTCAGGGTTGGCAGCTGAGTCAGATGGAGGGAATGGCTCCAGCCAAAACAACTCGGGCAGCATTCGCCATGAGCTTCAATGTGACCTGAGACGCTTCTTTTTGGAGTATGACCGGCTTCAGGAGCTGGACCAGAGCCTGAGTGGGGAAGCACCCCAGGCCCAACAGGCCCAGGAAATGCTCAACAATAACATTGAATCCGAGAGGCCaggcccctcccaccagcccaccCCACACAGCAGCGAGAACAACTCCAACCTGTCGCGTGGCCACCTGAACCGCTGCCGCGCTTGCCACAATCTCCTGACCTTCAACAACGATACCCTGCGCTGGGAAAGAAGCGCACCCAACTACTCCTCTGGCGAAGCCAGCTCCTCCTGGCAGGTCCCCAGTACCTTTGAGGGCATGCCCTCGAGTGGCAGCCAGTTGCCACCTCTCGAGCGGACTGAGGGCCAAACACCGAGCTCCAGCAGGCTGGAGTTGAGCAGCTCTGCTAGCCCGCAGGAGGAGAGGACTGTGGGGGTGGCCTTCAACCAGGAGACAGGCCACTGGGAACGAATTTACACCCAGTCCAGCAGATCTGGAACTGTGTCGCAGGAGGCCTTACATCAGGATATGGCTGAGGAAAGCTCCGAGGAAGATTCACTCAGGAGGTGAGCAGATGCTTTCCTGTCTTCTCCTGTATCCCTTACTTTCCTACTGATATCTCTTCCTTCAGTCCTGTGGGTGTTGTGGCTGGATCTGGAGCGTCTGGGATCCATGCATCATGCATCTGGTTCTGATCTCCCTAGCTTCCATTGCATCTTCTTGGAAAATCTTGCTGTGGTGGCGGAAAGAGGATAAGGCCTGGCAGTGTGAGTCAGGTGACTGCTTGCTCCTTTTCTGGCTAAGCTCATGTGACGTTTAGCCTTGGAGGAGAGTTGTAGATGAGGTTAGAGAGGCATGAGGAGGTAAAACCGTTGACTTCCTCTGCTCTGCTTTTTGGCCTTCTCCAAGGATTGTATGTGCAGGACTGGTTATTGTGAAACAACAAAATGTCCCAGAGAGACTAGGAAAAAGTAGTAAAAGAGAACCCTGCTTGGGACAGATTAGTGTATTGGGTCTTTGATTGTGTTGctttggacaaattcttaaaccATATCTTTTGGAACATTGCAACttgacagaaggaaaagaaaatagtacGTATATATgtcaaggaaaattttttttttttagaggtatATATTTTTTGGACAGCAAGTTAGTTGCTTAGTTAAGATTCTTTGAGTAGATCTTCCAGATGGACATTCACCTCAAGGTGGAGAAGAAGAAATTCATAGAAGGAAGGCCTCTCCATACTTGGATTGGCATCCCAGGCAActctttcatggaagaaacaGAGTGGGTGTAGCTGATCGCCCACCACATGTTCCGTGTATGGCTGTGTGCGCATCTATCTTGATTTATTAGGGACTTCTTTCTGTAATTCTGTAAAGGTCAAATCTAGCATAATCACCAACTCCCAGAATATGCCTGTTGGATCCAAACAGCATATTGCTCTGCATTACATCCTCTGTTGAAGCATCTGAAATTTCTCTGACATAAGCTTCTAGCAAGGGTGGGAATATGGATTGTGCACATAATGTACTTGTTATTTTGGGAGAATGCTTTAGAGAGTTACCCagttaataagtatttgttgaattatattttttttctagcaCTGGGCTAGGCACTGTCAGGAGTACAAAAGAAGTATAATACCTGGTCTTTGCCCACTGGCAGTATACAGTGTTGTTGTAGAGGCAAGACTTATTTACATGTAATTACATAAAAAATGTAAAGGAGCCGAATGCTTCATTGTATGGGACTGAGATTAAATGTAGTCTAATTTCAGAGAAAGGGAAGGATCATCAAAGAAGGCTTTACAAGAATAAGTCTTGAAAGATGGGTAGGATTTGGAAAGGGAAAGACCTTTTTATTTTGGGGATATAGCACATGCTAAGGGAGGAAAGGGCATGATGAATTCAGGATAGTAAGAAGTTACTTAAGGGCGGTAACGTGAACACAGGGAGACTTGGTCAGATATGAAAGATAGACGAGGTAGCTGAGATTGTTACTCTGCCCATTTGATTGAGGCCAGTTCTGGATTAACATCTAAATTCCCAGCTTTGGAATACTTTGCCTTGCATAATGACCCATATCAGGAGCCTGAGACTCTGTTCTTCCTTTTTGTCAAGAGAGGTGAGACAGTAGCAAGCATAGTGCCTGACATACAGTAGGCATTCAAAAAGTTTATTAAAGGTAGCCATAAAGGACTGTCTTCAGTTATTGCTCTAAAAGCCTACCAGTGCCTGTTTCACTAGCATCAGTGGGTTTGTGGTCAGCCTCTGTCCGTTCTGTTCTAGCAGGACCTCTTCATGGGTTACTGTTCTGAGAAATACCTGAGTTGTTTAAAACACACTCTGTTGTTTGATAATAATTAGAGATACCAATTACTGAGAGCCTACTACTGTGTTCTAGCTTTGCcttaattatttctaatttccaCAGTAACTCTGTGCAAGGCAGGTATGAAATTTCCCATCTTCCAGTTGAGGAAAGAgtggctcagagaagtcaagttTCTTGTTAAAGGTCACACAGTAGGTTGCTGAGTGGGGATTTGAACTCCAGTGTGCATGACTAAAGATTTTTCTAGGCTGCCCTCCatggtgtatttcttttttcttttttttttttaattaattaatttttggctgcgttgggtctttgttgctgcgtgtgggctttctctagttgaggcaagggggggctactcttcgttgcggcgcacgggcttctcattgtggtggcttctcgttgcagagcacgggctctaggcgcgtgggcttcagtagttgtggcatgcgggctcagtagtcgtggcacacgggcttagttgctctgtggcatgtgggatcttcctggaccagggcttgaacctgtgtcccctgcattggcacgtggattcttaaccactgtgccaccagggaagtccccatggtgTATTTCTTAAAGTGATAATCTCATTTTTAGGTGaaccatttttatgtttttcttttcttttaactttttgttatGGAAATcttcaaacatataaaaattaaaagaaaagtagtGTAAATGAACTCCCATATACCTATCAGCTGGCTTCAAAAATTTTCAGCACTCGTCTGTATCCCTTACCCACTCCCACCCACCTAGACATCATATAATTTTGTCTGAAAATACTCCAGTATGTTTCTCTAGAGCAATTCTGTCTaataaaatgttctgtatctgtgccATCTAGTATAGTAGCTACCAGCcgcatgtggctattgagcatttgaaatgtggctagtgtgatcTGAGGaactacatttaaattttaactaatttaaatgtAGATAGCCACGTGTGACTAATATATTAATAGTCACTTCTTAATAAAGTAGGCCACTTAAAACCCAGAAACTATTAAGGATCTATCAGAATTTTTTGTAGGCAAAAAGTAGTATGTGTTTGTGGTTTAAATAAAAAAGTTCAAGCATTTAGAAATGTTATGTTGTAGAAAATGAAGTCCCTTGTCATCTTGCTgtaaacaattatatatatatatatatatatatatatatatatatatatacacacacacacgtttttaaaattttaaaatatacaaatgcacAGTTCTCATTGTAAAATAGTATATTAATCCAGTGGTTACATTATTTATGGAGTTGCTTTTCAGATGAGCTTGAATGAGGTGTACCATGAGGGTTTACAGCCTACTCAAAAATGAGGTATCTTGTAAAATATTCTAAGTGCACACCCATTAAAGAAGGGCCACCACTTCCTCATAAACTGAGGGGCTGCATTCTGGTATAAATCACTAATATATACTTGTGTTAATCGGCATCTTCTACCACCTTCTGAAGGTCCAGTGTTCTCTGGCAGATGAGCGGCCTTGCTTGGATTTCCCCAGCAGGTGTCACTGTTGGGCTAGGCTGGCAGGGAAGAGAAGGTGTCCttactgtgtgtgtgcacgtcTACTTGAAGGGAGGGGGTTTATTCTTCAGCCTTGTAGTAGGAGATGGACTAAGGAGGCATGTTTTGATCCTTGGTGTTGCTGATATAATCTATAGTGTTTTCAGATAGTGAGAATATGAAACAAAAGTGTGTATTTCAGTGTAGCTCCATGTTGCTGAACAGTGATGCACAGTTTATCTCCTTTTGCCTCTTGGCAGTGGAAGGTGACTGTCTCTATATAGTCTGACTCCAGGTTACAGTTTATAACTTGGATGGCAGGCCCTTTGCTTCACCATGAGAAGCTTCTTTTGGGGTCTGATAGCCCAGGACTTAGCAGGAGAAAATGAGGGTGTTGGGGTTTCTTGCAGCAGGGTCCCTGTGGCCTTGAAAGGGTggtattagggaaaaaaagaaaattatttaaatggcaTCTTAAAACTGGAGAAAACCTAGAGTTTATTTAGTccagtgtctgtctgtctctgtctcttttcctaATTGATGAGAAAACTTAGatgcagagaggggaagtgacttttTAAAGAGGTGCTTGTAGCAAAGATGGGAGTCAAACTCCTGGATCCTAAAGAGGGcactctttcctcctcttcattTGAAATTAGTGCTTTCACACATCAGTTTTCTCTGTCAAAACTTCggttgcggggcttccctggtggcgcagtggttgggggtctgcctgccggtgcaggggacgcaggttcgagccctggtctgggaagatcccacatgccgcggagcggctgggcccgtgggccgcaattgctgagcctgtacTCCGCggagggagaggccgcgatagtgagaggcccgcgcgctgcgatgaagagtggcccccacctgccgcagctggagaaagcccttgcacagggacgaagacccaacacagccataaataaataaataaataaataaataaataaataaataaataaaaattaaaatagctaaaaaaaaaccaaaaacaaaacttcTGTTGCTCCTGTAGATCATTGCCTGAGGGGACTCTTCAGTTGactttctttgtaaaaattgGAGCTCTGATAGATCATTTGTAATTATTGTCACTGGGTAAATGTAATCAACATGATGTTTCTAGGGATACAGGAGAAACACTGTTTTAGTTATTTGCCATAGAACCGCATTGATTAgtccttttatttattatcatttaaaaaaatttgtttttggttgcaccgcgaggcatgtgggatcttagttccccgactagggctcgaacccgcaccccttgcattggaaacacggagtcttaaatactggaccaccagggaagtcctgattagTCCTTTTAAAGTGATCCCAGTTAGGGAAGTTCACTGTTAAAATCTCAACAATTGGGGAATCAAATTTGGGCTAAATCTTCCCTAACTAAAATTGTTACTGCATTTCTTCTCCAGATAGGTAACAAGGCCTTGTGTCTGAAGTATTTACGAAGATCAAGTGTGTTCTGAGAACAGACATCTCTTGATCTGTACTTTTCCCTTATGATAGGTGAAGATTGGGGAAGACATTCATGGTTACAAGCGTAAAATTTGACCCAGAACCTCGAAAGTTAGAATTGAAAGCTCTCATTAGgtttctatgttttttttgttttaaattatttaattttggctgcgtgggtcttcgttgctgcatgctggctttctctagttgcggcaggtgggggcaactcttcgttgccttgcgggggcttctcattgccatggcttcttgttgcggagcacgggctctaggtgtgtgggcttcagtagttgtggcatgcgggctcagtagttgtggctcgtgggctctagagtacaggctcagtagttgtggcccacgggcttagttagtccgcgacatgtgggatcttcccggactggggctcaAACCTATATCCCCTGagttggcagacggattcttaaccactgtgccaccagggaagttccgagatctctgtgtttttttaagacttttgtgAGGGAATTGCTTTGTTGGAGCAGCCTGAAACCTCTTGAGGCTTCATGGGCCAACTAACTTGCTTGAGCCCTCAATCCCTCAGCTCTAGTCATGTGGGGATTCTCCCTGGAGCTACAGCAGAACATTGCTGATGGAGGGAAATGCATGAATGACTATGTCCATGGGGCTAGTCGCAGGTCCACAAGAGGGAGAAGGCAAAGTAGAAATTAGGAAAGTACCAGTCTTCTCAGCACGATTGTAATATAGACGAGGTTC
It encodes:
- the AMBRA1 gene encoding activating molecule in BECN1-regulated autophagy protein 1 isoform X6 — encoded protein: MKVVPEKNAVRILWGRERGTRTFGAQRLLQELVEDKTRWMKWEGKRVELPDSPRSTFLLAFSPDRTLLASTHVNHNIYITEVKTGKCVHSLIGHRRTPWCVTFHPTISGLIASGCLDGEVRIWDLHGGSESWFTDSNNAIASLAFHPTAQLLLIATANEIHFWDWSRREPFAVVKTASEMERVRLVRFDPLGHYLLTAIVNPSNQQGDDEPEIPIDGTELSHYRQRALLQSQPVRRTPLLHNFLHMLSSRSSGIQVGEQSTVQDSATPSPPPPPPQPSTERPRTSAYIRLRQRVSYPTAECCQHLGILCLCSRCSGTRVPSLLPHQDSVPPAPARATTPSFSFVQTEPFHPLEQASSAQQDQGLLNRPSAFSTVQSSTAGNTLRNLSLGPTRRSLGGPLSSHPSRYHREIAPGLTGSEWTRTVLSLNSRSEAESMPPPRTSASSVSLLSVLRQQEGGSQASVYTSATEGRGFPASGLAAESDGGNGSSQNNSGSIRHELQCDLRRFFLEYDRLQELDQSLSGEAPQAQQAQEMLNNNIESERPGPSHQPTPHSSENNSNLSRGHLNRCRACHNLLTFNNDTLRWERSAPNYSSGEASSSWQVPSTFEGMPSSGSQLPPLERTEGQTPSSSRLELSSSASPQEERTVGVAFNQETGHWERIYTQSSRSGTVSQEALHQDMAEESSEEDSLRRRLLESSLISLSRYDGAGSREHPIYPDPARLSPAAYYAQRMIQYLSRRDSIRQRSMRYQQNRLRSSTSSSSPDNQGPSVEGTDLEFEDFEDNGDRSRHRAPRNARMSAPSLGRFVPRRFLLPEYLPYAGIFHERGQPGLATHSSVNRVLAGAVIGDGQSAVASNIANTTYRLQWWDFTKFDLPEISNASMNVLVQNCKIYNDASCDISADGQLLAAFIPSSQRGFPDEGILAVYSLAPHNLGEMLYTKRFGPNAISVSLSPMGRYVMVGLASRRILLHPSTEHMVAQVFRLQQAHGGETSMRDLPHLKV